Within Pseudothermotoga sp., the genomic segment TATAGCTGTGGCCACATTGTCATTTTTCGTGAAAGCGATGGCATCCACCTTAGAACACCTCACGGAAGTTTTATTAAATTAGTTTTGACTAAAGCTTTTTCCATCTCTCTGCCCATCTTTATTCTTTCTCTGATCTTTTTAAGGAGTTCCTCATCCGTCATACGATTTCTTGCAATTCCCTGCTCCATTGCTTTCTTCGCTACTGCAAAAGCCTCTTCAATGTAAACTTCCTCCTCTTCCATCGTTGGCACTATGTACTCTTCATGTATACCTTTTCTATAAGCAAAATCCGCTATAGCTTGTGCAGCTGCAATACACATTTCGTCTGTGACTTTCGTTGCACGCACATCGAGTACTCCTCTGAAGATGGCTGGGAAACCGAGCGAATTGTTCACCTGATTGGGAAAGTCACTCCTTCCCGTGGCGATTATCCTGGCTCCAGCTTCTTTAGCTTCCCACGGCCATATCTCTGGAACAGGGTTCGCACCAGCAAAAACTATGGCATCCTTGTTCATTCGCTTCACCCATTCAGGCTTGATCACACCTGGCCCACTCTTCGAATAGGCAATGCACACATCTGCTCCCCTCAAAGCTTCCTCTATACCGCCTTCAATATTTTCAGCGTTAGTTTTCAACCACATGCGCTTCGTGATATCGTCGAGCTGCTCCGCTCGTTCACGCGTTATGATGCCCCTCGAGTCCACAACTATCACGTTTCCAAGATCGACATTCATTTTTTCGAGCAATCTTGCAAAGGCGTAGTTTGCGCTACCCGCACCAATGAGCGCTATTCTCACTTCATCTATTCTTTTGCCAACTATCCTCAACGCGTTTATGAGTCCAGCCAACGTTATAGTTGCTGTGCCCTGTTGATCGTCGTGAAAGACGGGAATGGAAAGCTCTTCTTGAAGTCTTTCGAGCAGAACGAAGCATTTTGGTTTTTCAACATCTTCAAGGTTTATTCCGGATATACTGGGTGATAACCATTTGCAGAACTGTACTATTTCCTCGATCTTTTTCGTTCCAACACACAGTGGTAGTGCATCAACACCACCTAGATACTTGAAAAGTAAAGCTTTTCCTTCCATCACTGGAAGCCCAGCCTCAGGCCCTATGTCCCCAAGACCAAGAATCCTGGTCCCGTCTGTGACTATGGCAATGGTGTTTTCTTTGTTTGTGTATTCATAAACTTTCATGGGATCTTTCACGATCTCTTGGCAAACCCTTGCTACGCCCGGTGTGTACCAGATAGCAAAATCATCGTACGACCTTACTGGAACTTTGGGAGCCGTTTGTATCTTTCCTTTGTAGAAAGGATGCATTTTCAAAGCATCTTCCGAAGGCTTTTGGGCTTTTTTCAAAAGCTTTTCAACATCCCTCTGTTGATCCATTGTTTACACCTCCATCAGAAGAGTAAACCTGTTGGGAACGGGACTAAGAGAAGCTTTCCAAGAGCGAACCAGAATATCAGTACGATCGCGCAAAGCACGACTGATAAAAGAACGAATTCTTTCAATTTCAAACTCTTTCCGGCAAGAATAGCAAATATCCCAACACCAAAGACCATGCTTCCAACCAAAAAACCAAGAAATCTG encodes:
- a CDS encoding NADP-dependent malic enzyme — translated: MDQQRDVEKLLKKAQKPSEDALKMHPFYKGKIQTAPKVPVRSYDDFAIWYTPGVARVCQEIVKDPMKVYEYTNKENTIAIVTDGTRILGLGDIGPEAGLPVMEGKALLFKYLGGVDALPLCVGTKKIEEIVQFCKWLSPSISGINLEDVEKPKCFVLLERLQEELSIPVFHDDQQGTATITLAGLINALRIVGKRIDEVRIALIGAGSANYAFARLLEKMNVDLGNVIVVDSRGIITRERAEQLDDITKRMWLKTNAENIEGGIEEALRGADVCIAYSKSGPGVIKPEWVKRMNKDAIVFAGANPVPEIWPWEAKEAGARIIATGRSDFPNQVNNSLGFPAIFRGVLDVRATKVTDEMCIAAAQAIADFAYRKGIHEEYIVPTMEEEEVYIEEAFAVAKKAMEQGIARNRMTDEELLKKIRERIKMGREMEKALVKTNLIKLP